From a single Priestia aryabhattai genomic region:
- a CDS encoding helix-turn-helix domain-containing protein, translating into MIDNNTKIITIEDIIDMLSVSSKKTIYTYIQQGKLNPINKDDWHIEDVVRLQKELKKPGLMTKEVAQQLDIPVTTVNKYIKQELLPAFQEEYRGINCYFVHKEELEAFKRTHEVRRKPSKRHFYHAEKTLRYFSFL; encoded by the coding sequence ATGATTGATAATAATACCAAAATCATTACCATTGAAGATATAATAGACATGTTATCTGTTTCATCAAAGAAAACCATTTATACATATATCCAACAAGGAAAATTAAATCCTATTAATAAAGATGATTGGCATATCGAAGATGTCGTTCGTTTACAAAAAGAATTAAAAAAGCCAGGACTTATGACAAAAGAAGTGGCACAGCAACTTGATATCCCGGTCACAACGGTGAATAAGTATATTAAGCAAGAACTCTTACCTGCGTTTCAAGAAGAATACCGGGGAATCAATTGTTATTTTGTCCATAAAGAAGAGTTAGAAGCGTTTAAGCGCACACATGAGGTAAGGAGAAAGCCAAGTAAGCGTCATTTTTATCACGCTGAGAAAACATTGCGTTATTTCAGCTTTTTGTGA
- a CDS encoding M20/M25/M40 family metallo-hydrolase, whose protein sequence is MYNQIKNMPMEERIEKITKALVQIRSINGTTGEVEVATFIKDTLLSFPYFQKHPFYVWEQIIPNDPLNRKNIFCFIKGKSDIKETILYHAHLDTVGIEDFGPLKENALDSDKLVDYFSAYTFNKEVQEDAQSGEWMFGRGSVDMQSGIAVHLANVLHFSEHLDELPGNILFMANPDEESQHAGILSAISELKLLKEEQHLNYVAAINTDFITPLYDGDSTRYIYTGAAGKLLPCFYIYGREVHVGDTLAGIDPNLIASELTRRIHNNISLAENIEGELILPPSCLYQRDNKEAYNVQTAVSSYLYFNYFIYEKTAKEVMNQLIDISVCACKDVEKKLSNYYEEFLNRTDLPRKDLSWNIEVISLENYMKELVLKGIDPSKCIEETFQQYKHLELRIRCFKAIEELQKLDPQQRARVIVFYAPPYLPHNYLKEDSLRDQELLGVVKQAVEEVAMTTGETFSFKKFFPYLADGSFLSLHETDQEIEAFTRNFPGWDTIGTIPFQEIRELNIPSINMGVYGKDGHKWTERVYKPYSFKVLPMLIQQTTVHLLKSYYSASTDTHSMC, encoded by the coding sequence ATGTATAACCAAATTAAAAACATGCCAATGGAAGAGAGAATAGAAAAGATAACAAAAGCTCTGGTTCAGATCAGAAGCATTAATGGAACAACTGGAGAAGTGGAAGTAGCTACTTTTATTAAAGATACACTTCTAAGTTTTCCTTATTTTCAAAAGCATCCTTTCTACGTATGGGAACAAATAATTCCTAATGATCCACTTAATCGAAAAAATATCTTTTGTTTTATAAAAGGAAAAAGTGATATAAAAGAAACTATTCTCTATCATGCACACTTAGATACTGTAGGTATTGAAGACTTTGGACCTTTAAAAGAGAATGCATTAGATTCAGATAAATTAGTAGACTATTTCTCCGCGTATACATTTAATAAAGAGGTTCAAGAAGATGCTCAATCAGGTGAATGGATGTTTGGACGGGGATCAGTTGATATGCAAAGTGGTATAGCAGTACATTTAGCAAACGTTTTACATTTTTCTGAACATCTGGATGAGTTACCTGGCAATATATTATTTATGGCTAATCCTGATGAAGAAAGCCAGCACGCTGGCATCCTATCTGCTATATCAGAATTAAAGCTTTTGAAAGAGGAGCAACATTTAAATTATGTAGCAGCGATTAACACAGATTTTATTACACCTTTATATGATGGAGACTCCACTCGTTATATTTATACAGGAGCCGCAGGGAAGCTTCTTCCTTGTTTCTATATTTATGGTCGCGAGGTGCATGTAGGAGATACATTGGCAGGGATTGATCCAAATCTAATTGCATCTGAATTGACTAGAAGAATCCATAATAATATCAGCTTAGCTGAAAATATTGAGGGAGAATTAATTTTACCTCCATCTTGTTTGTATCAACGTGATAATAAAGAAGCTTATAATGTTCAAACAGCTGTGAGCAGTTACTTATACTTTAATTATTTTATTTATGAAAAAACAGCTAAAGAAGTAATGAATCAGCTAATTGATATTTCAGTATGCGCTTGTAAGGATGTAGAAAAGAAACTTTCTAATTATTATGAAGAGTTTTTAAATCGTACAGACTTACCTAGAAAAGACTTGTCATGGAATATTGAAGTCATTAGTCTAGAAAATTACATGAAGGAGCTAGTACTCAAAGGGATTGATCCTTCTAAATGTATAGAAGAAACCTTTCAACAATATAAACATCTCGAGTTACGAATCAGATGTTTTAAAGCTATAGAAGAATTGCAAAAATTAGATCCTCAACAACGAGCAAGGGTAATTGTTTTTTATGCTCCACCTTACTTGCCTCATAATTATTTAAAAGAAGATAGTTTACGTGATCAAGAGTTATTAGGCGTAGTGAAACAGGCAGTAGAAGAAGTGGCAATGACAACGGGAGAGACTTTTTCATTCAAGAAATTTTTCCCATATTTAGCCGATGGAAGCTTTTTATCGCTACACGAGACTGATCAAGAAATAGAAGCTTTTACTCGTAATTTTCCTGGTTGGGATACTATTGGAACAATTCCTTTTCAGGAAATACGTGAGCTAAATATTCCTTCTATTAATATGGGTGTCTACGGAAAAGATGGACATAAATGGACAGAACGAGTATATAAGCCTTATTCATTCAAAGTTTTACCTATGCTTATTCAGCAAACCACTGTTCATCTATTAAAAAGCTATTATTCAGCTTCAACAGATACACACTCTATGTGTTAA
- a CDS encoding IDEAL domain-containing protein produces the protein MENNVSNEINRVEINVSDEVMAEMFLNQAIKDFKKGKIIEKIDQSLKNKDKETFLRLTEELKSVS, from the coding sequence ATGGAAAATAATGTGTCTAATGAAATAAATCGAGTTGAAATAAATGTATCAGATGAGGTAATGGCTGAAATGTTTTTAAATCAAGCTATAAAGGATTTCAAAAAAGGTAAGATTATTGAGAAAATTGACCAATCATTAAAAAATAAAGATAAAGAAACTTTTTTACGTTTAACTGAGGAACTTAAATCTGTATCTTAA
- a CDS encoding Gfo/Idh/MocA family protein: MVLKIGVIGTGAIGQDHIRRITNALTGGKVVAVTDVNKEQAKTIVNNLSLDAKVYDDGHELIQAEEVEAVVVTSWGPTHEEFVLASIAEGKPVFCEKPLATTAEGCKRIVDAEIAYGKPLVQVGYMRRYDKGYRALKNVIDSGKIGEALMVHCAHRNPSVPDNYIGDMAITDSFVHEIDVLRWLLNDDYVSVQVILPRNTRLAAQGLQDPHIILLETAQGIRIDVEVFVNCQYGYDIQCQVVGETGIANLPEPSNVVLRSDAKLSTEILVDWKERFIDSYDVELQEWINSTLKGEVNGPTAWDGYVAAMTSDACVEAKKTGNIIPISMGEHPKFYTKRSAVIEVI, from the coding sequence ATGGTTTTAAAAATAGGTGTTATTGGTACAGGTGCAATTGGTCAAGATCATATCCGAAGAATTACGAATGCATTAACAGGTGGAAAGGTTGTTGCTGTTACAGATGTTAACAAAGAACAAGCAAAGACTATTGTAAACAATCTAAGTCTTGATGCGAAGGTTTATGATGATGGTCATGAGTTAATTCAAGCAGAAGAAGTTGAGGCAGTTGTTGTCACCTCTTGGGGACCTACCCACGAAGAATTTGTATTAGCATCTATTGCAGAAGGCAAACCAGTATTCTGTGAAAAACCACTTGCTACAACTGCAGAGGGTTGCAAGCGAATTGTGGATGCTGAGATTGCATATGGTAAGCCATTAGTTCAAGTTGGCTATATGCGCCGTTATGATAAGGGCTATCGGGCACTTAAAAATGTAATTGATAGTGGGAAAATTGGAGAAGCATTAATGGTTCATTGTGCGCACAGAAACCCAAGCGTTCCTGACAATTATATAGGTGATATGGCGATTACTGATTCTTTTGTTCATGAAATAGATGTTTTACGTTGGTTACTTAATGATGATTATGTTTCTGTTCAGGTCATCTTACCTCGAAATACACGTCTTGCAGCTCAAGGATTACAAGATCCACATATAATTTTACTGGAAACTGCCCAGGGAATTCGAATTGACGTTGAAGTATTTGTTAACTGTCAATACGGATATGATATTCAATGTCAAGTTGTTGGAGAAACAGGTATTGCTAATTTACCTGAACCTTCCAACGTAGTTCTACGTAGTGATGCAAAATTATCTACTGAAATTCTCGTAGATTGGAAAGAACGTTTTATTGATTCTTACGATGTAGAACTACAAGAATGGATTAACTCTACATTAAAAGGTGAGGTAAATGGACCAACAGCTTGGGACGGCTATGTTGCGGCTATGACATCAGATGCTTGTGTTGAAGCGAAAAAAACGGGAAATATTATTCCAATCTCCATGGGGGAGCACCCTAAATTTTATACTAAAAGATCAGCTGTTATAGAAGTAATATAA
- a CDS encoding NAD(P)H-dependent oxidoreductase produces the protein MLGLNYKLRELEKMGREIRVGLIGCGQMGRGMISQIEGMKGMRVVATADLHTSLIQQAYLKAGINEQEIVLTGQIEEAEQAIEQGKVVGTVYSELVTSLPSVDVVVDATGVPNLGAEIAWKSILNKKHIVMLNVEADVTVGPLLKQMADASGVVYTGSAGDEPGAVMELYDFADAIGFEIIALGKGKNNPLNHEANPSSAEAEAKAKGASPKMIASFQDGTKTMVEMNAVANATGFSPDKPGMHGPSGTVNELPSLFQQKEKGGILSGKGIVDYVNGVAPGVFAIISSDKEEVHHEMNYLKMGDGPNYVLYRPYHLTSLETPLSVARAYFHKEATIAPWHGLQAETVAVAKKDLKPGDRLDGIGGYTVYGKLLTHSEASAVNALPIGLVDPNVVVTRSIKQGEIITYGDIEQEKESMIWKLRSLQTQSINKASVENKLVKLNPILV, from the coding sequence ATGTTGGGATTAAACTATAAATTAAGAGAATTAGAGAAAATGGGCAGAGAAATACGTGTTGGTTTAATTGGTTGTGGACAAATGGGAAGAGGCATGATTTCTCAAATTGAAGGTATGAAAGGTATGCGAGTCGTTGCTACAGCCGATCTCCATACTTCTTTGATTCAACAAGCCTATTTAAAAGCTGGTATCAATGAACAGGAAATTGTTTTAACAGGTCAGATTGAAGAGGCAGAACAAGCTATTGAGCAAGGAAAAGTCGTAGGTACAGTTTATAGTGAGTTGGTTACAAGTTTACCAAGCGTTGATGTTGTTGTAGACGCCACTGGTGTTCCAAATTTGGGAGCTGAAATTGCTTGGAAATCTATTTTAAATAAAAAGCATATCGTCATGCTAAATGTAGAGGCAGATGTTACAGTTGGACCTCTTTTAAAACAGATGGCAGATGCAAGTGGCGTTGTATATACGGGATCAGCAGGTGATGAACCAGGAGCAGTGATGGAACTATATGATTTTGCAGATGCAATTGGTTTTGAGATTATTGCATTAGGAAAGGGAAAAAATAACCCTTTAAACCACGAAGCTAATCCTTCCTCTGCAGAGGCAGAGGCTAAAGCGAAAGGTGCTAGCCCTAAAATGATTGCTTCATTTCAAGATGGAACAAAAACTATGGTTGAAATGAATGCAGTTGCAAATGCAACTGGATTTTCACCAGATAAACCAGGCATGCATGGTCCTTCTGGTACTGTCAATGAGTTACCCTCTTTGTTTCAGCAAAAAGAAAAAGGTGGAATTTTATCAGGTAAGGGAATTGTTGACTACGTAAATGGGGTAGCCCCAGGTGTATTTGCAATTATTTCTTCAGATAAAGAAGAAGTTCATCACGAAATGAATTATTTAAAAATGGGTGATGGGCCAAATTATGTGTTATACCGTCCTTATCATTTAACAAGTCTTGAAACGCCACTTTCGGTTGCTCGTGCTTATTTTCATAAGGAGGCAACTATTGCTCCGTGGCATGGTCTCCAAGCTGAAACAGTAGCTGTAGCAAAGAAAGACTTGAAACCAGGAGATCGCCTTGATGGTATTGGAGGATATACAGTATACGGTAAATTACTAACCCATAGTGAAGCTTCTGCAGTAAATGCTCTTCCAATTGGATTAGTGGATCCAAATGTTGTAGTAACTCGTTCGATAAAACAAGGGGAAATCATTACGTACGGAGATATTGAACAAGAGAAAGAATCAATGATTTGGAAGTTACGTTCGTTGCAAACACAGAGTATAAATAAGGCATCTGTTGAAAATAAATTAGTAAAATTAAACCCTATTTTAGTTTAA
- a CDS encoding sugar-binding transcriptional regulator, whose product MLNWEERKQMVKLANLYYIEGWTQQQIAKKVGVSRPIISKLLQRAKELGIIEVYIKDESVHTVDLELKLEKKYDLQDAIVISIVGLTPEMTKRAVGQAGAYYLSKYLKRMDAKKLGISWGSTLAELVKEYPFERKEEMNIVPLVGGMGTQHVEIHANQLAYELAKKMGCTCSYLYAPAIVETKELKEHLVAMKEISSVLEEVKEVDLALVGIGNPHKGSTMKELNYLKEDDLQNLRKMGAVGDIASRFFEASGESVDHPLNDKVIGLSLEDLRQIKKVIGVVEGTHKLESVEAALRGNYLDVLIIDEQTASALLRGE is encoded by the coding sequence ATGTTAAATTGGGAAGAAAGAAAGCAGATGGTGAAATTAGCTAATCTGTATTATATAGAGGGATGGACACAACAACAGATTGCTAAGAAAGTAGGGGTATCAAGGCCTATTATTTCTAAACTCCTACAAAGAGCAAAAGAGCTTGGAATAATAGAGGTTTATATTAAAGACGAGAGTGTCCATACTGTCGATCTAGAACTGAAACTTGAAAAAAAATATGACTTACAAGATGCCATTGTTATATCTATAGTTGGATTAACTCCAGAAATGACTAAAAGAGCAGTGGGCCAGGCCGGTGCTTATTATCTCTCTAAGTATTTAAAGAGAATGGATGCAAAAAAACTTGGTATTTCATGGGGGTCTACTTTAGCTGAATTGGTGAAAGAATATCCATTTGAGAGAAAAGAAGAAATGAATATTGTGCCTCTCGTAGGTGGTATGGGGACACAACATGTAGAAATTCACGCTAATCAATTAGCTTATGAATTAGCTAAAAAAATGGGTTGTACATGTTCCTACTTATATGCTCCTGCCATTGTAGAAACAAAGGAACTAAAAGAGCATCTAGTAGCTATGAAAGAAATTTCTTCTGTTCTTGAAGAGGTTAAGGAAGTAGATTTAGCTCTTGTAGGTATAGGAAACCCTCACAAAGGTTCTACTATGAAGGAACTTAATTATTTAAAAGAAGATGATTTGCAAAATCTTCGTAAGATGGGTGCTGTTGGTGATATTGCCTCTCGTTTTTTTGAAGCGTCAGGAGAATCGGTTGACCATCCGTTAAACGATAAAGTAATTGGCTTATCACTAGAAGATTTAAGGCAGATTAAAAAGGTCATTGGAGTAGTTGAGGGAACTCACAAGCTAGAGAGTGTTGAGGCTGCTCTAAGAGGAAATTATTTAGATGTGCTAATAATTGACGAACAAACAGCCTCGGCTCTTTTAAGAGGAGAATAA
- a CDS encoding FGGY-family carbohydrate kinase yields the protein MGRGECRMKKELVIGIDAGTESVRVVIYDLYGNQVGLGVTGYQTYHPHPGWAEQDPSEWWSGLVSSIRKAMDQSGVTKEQIIGLSLDTTCATIIPCKSDGTPLRRALLWMDVRSHEEAQFISSARHEALKYNGYGKVSPEWMVCKALWLKRNEPRIYKSANKLMDFSDWYTYRLTGRYTGSISTTTYRWHYNQKEGGVPQHFYESVGLGDIFEKLPQDICKLGEHIGGLTKEAAEELGLREGTPVAQGGVDALNGIIGLGVAQPGKLALITGSSHNIYTLTTKPVHAKEILGAFPDAVVPGLNLVEAGQSSSGSTIKWLRTNFCKDLEIIANNKNVSVYDLLTKEAINIPPGSEGLIVLDYWQGNRSPHVDPNVRGLISGLSLKHGRAHIYRAIMEAISYGTDCNIRNFRSNGIDVDEVYAAGGATNSELFLQIHADVSNISINVPEDNQVACLGSAILASVAGGAYKDIEEAATNMVRFKQKKIEPNRENHERYQLYAEQYRKAYPQFHNWMWENTKINQDQSINVQKEILV from the coding sequence TTGGGAAGAGGGGAATGTAGAATGAAAAAGGAGCTAGTCATTGGAATAGATGCGGGAACAGAGAGTGTTAGAGTAGTGATATATGACTTATACGGAAATCAGGTAGGATTAGGTGTTACTGGATACCAAACATATCATCCCCATCCCGGTTGGGCAGAGCAAGATCCAAGTGAATGGTGGTCTGGTTTAGTCAGTAGTATAAGAAAAGCAATGGATCAATCCGGGGTTACTAAAGAGCAAATTATTGGTTTAAGTCTAGACACAACCTGTGCTACTATTATTCCTTGCAAAAGTGACGGAACACCATTGAGACGTGCTCTTTTATGGATGGATGTTCGATCTCACGAGGAAGCTCAATTTATTTCGTCTGCTAGACATGAAGCTTTAAAATACAACGGTTACGGAAAAGTTTCTCCGGAGTGGATGGTGTGTAAAGCTTTATGGCTAAAAAGAAATGAACCTCGCATTTACAAGAGCGCAAATAAGCTCATGGACTTTTCTGATTGGTATACGTACAGGCTTACTGGTAGATATACTGGGAGTATTAGTACGACTACTTATAGATGGCATTATAATCAAAAAGAAGGAGGCGTTCCTCAGCATTTTTATGAATCAGTTGGTTTGGGTGATATTTTCGAAAAACTTCCGCAGGATATATGTAAATTGGGTGAACATATTGGGGGACTTACTAAAGAAGCAGCAGAAGAATTAGGATTAAGAGAAGGTACCCCTGTGGCCCAGGGAGGCGTAGATGCTCTTAATGGTATAATTGGTTTAGGAGTGGCTCAACCAGGAAAACTAGCTCTTATTACGGGATCCTCACATAATATTTATACGTTAACAACCAAACCAGTTCATGCAAAAGAAATATTAGGTGCCTTTCCTGATGCAGTAGTTCCAGGTTTAAACCTAGTAGAGGCAGGACAGTCTTCTTCTGGTTCTACTATCAAATGGTTGAGAACAAATTTTTGTAAGGATTTAGAGATTATAGCTAACAATAAAAATGTAAGTGTCTATGACTTACTAACTAAAGAAGCAATTAACATTCCCCCAGGTTCTGAAGGTCTTATTGTATTAGATTATTGGCAAGGAAATCGATCACCACATGTTGATCCAAATGTTAGAGGGCTAATCTCTGGGTTGTCTTTGAAACATGGGAGAGCTCATATTTATCGCGCTATTATGGAAGCGATTTCTTACGGAACAGATTGTAATATTCGTAACTTTAGAAGCAATGGAATTGATGTCGACGAAGTATATGCGGCTGGAGGAGCAACAAATAGTGAGTTGTTTTTACAAATTCATGCTGATGTAAGTAACATCTCTATAAATGTGCCTGAAGATAATCAAGTAGCTTGTTTAGGATCTGCAATCTTAGCTAGTGTTGCTGGAGGAGCTTATAAAGATATCGAAGAAGCTGCAACCAATATGGTACGTTTTAAACAAAAGAAAATAGAGCCTAATAGAGAAAATCATGAAAGATATCAACTATATGCTGAACAGTACAGAAAAGCATATCCACAATTCCACAATTGGATGTGGGAAAACACGAAGATTAACCAGGATCAATCAATTAATGTTCAAAAGGAAATTCTAGTTTAA
- a CDS encoding helix-turn-helix domain-containing protein: MLKEFVAAKISLNELVHHIVQNDASFRVHYWGVMPEHYDNLPHKHSFFEVCYILEGQGIYIDDDCTYSIQKNTMLLSRPDVLHQIKSETGLFIIYVGFELIESESNEEWIGIMREAKNCSKVVKDIKDDTIAPLIWKSLLLQASNNKYTLSQELLTCLAYSLIHSLLQTFVPYLNHNNDNLVHKKSSGVLAQAKLYIKDNLSSPLKITDIASHLHISSRHLSRLFGTELGVSYSEYVQNERIQRAAILLKKTDLSIKDIVEETGFSNVHYFTRVFTSTMRSSPGRFRSLYTKIKTTKYIE, translated from the coding sequence TTGTTAAAAGAATTTGTAGCAGCAAAAATCTCTTTGAATGAACTTGTTCATCATATAGTGCAGAATGATGCATCTTTTCGTGTTCATTACTGGGGCGTTATGCCAGAACATTATGATAATCTACCCCATAAACATTCTTTCTTTGAAGTGTGTTATATACTTGAGGGGCAAGGAATTTATATAGACGATGACTGTACATATTCAATACAAAAGAATACAATGCTTCTTTCAAGGCCGGATGTTTTACACCAAATAAAAAGTGAGACTGGACTTTTTATTATATATGTGGGATTTGAATTAATAGAGTCGGAGTCAAATGAAGAGTGGATAGGCATAATGAGAGAAGCTAAGAACTGTTCTAAAGTAGTTAAGGATATAAAAGATGATACAATCGCTCCGTTAATTTGGAAATCCCTCCTTCTTCAAGCTTCAAACAATAAATATACTCTGTCCCAGGAGCTATTAACATGCTTGGCATATTCTCTTATTCATTCGTTATTGCAAACTTTTGTCCCTTATTTAAATCACAACAACGATAATCTCGTTCATAAAAAATCTTCTGGAGTCCTTGCCCAAGCGAAATTATATATTAAAGATAATTTATCGAGCCCTTTGAAAATTACTGATATAGCTAGTCATCTCCATATATCGAGTCGTCATCTCTCTCGATTATTTGGAACGGAATTAGGCGTAAGTTACTCAGAATATGTGCAAAATGAGAGGATACAGAGGGCTGCTATATTGCTCAAAAAAACAGATTTATCTATTAAGGATATTGTTGAAGAAACAGGTTTCTCAAACGTGCACTATTTTACTCGTGTTTTTACTTCTACAATGCGTAGTTCACCTGGGCGCTTTCGCTCACTTTATACGAAAATAAAAACAACTAAATATATAGAGTAA
- a CDS encoding sugar phosphate isomerase/epimerase family protein, with protein sequence MKLSYVTDSLGHLPFEEMLDVITEMGINTIEMTTGGWSPAPHLKLDELLESEYKRSEFLNALEKRNIKLCALNCSGNPLDPGEIGKEHREVTDKTFELAKLLGVKKVIMMSGLPAGSPEDKIPNWITYTVSWPPVLKDILDYQWNEVAIPYWKELVKKAKACGVEKIALENFSSQLVYNPATLFKLRNAVGPTVGLNLDPSHLIWMGADPILAARELGAAIHHVHGKDVRLERHLSGVNGVMETKEITDVANRAWNYVAVGCGQDLQWWKEFFSVVKMMGYDEEVSLEMEDLTMSPEAGVRTSIDALKQTLSF encoded by the coding sequence ATGAAATTATCCTATGTAACAGATAGCTTAGGACACTTACCTTTTGAGGAAATGTTGGACGTTATTACAGAGATGGGAATTAATACGATTGAAATGACAACTGGAGGATGGTCTCCAGCTCCTCATTTGAAATTAGATGAGCTATTAGAAAGTGAGTATAAAAGAAGTGAATTTTTAAATGCGTTAGAAAAACGCAATATTAAACTATGTGCTTTAAATTGTTCTGGAAACCCTTTAGATCCAGGAGAAATTGGAAAAGAGCATCGAGAAGTTACAGATAAAACATTTGAATTAGCGAAGCTGTTAGGAGTAAAGAAAGTAATTATGATGAGTGGACTACCGGCAGGAAGTCCAGAAGATAAAATTCCTAACTGGATTACATATACAGTAAGTTGGCCACCAGTCTTAAAAGATATTTTAGATTACCAATGGAACGAAGTAGCAATTCCATATTGGAAAGAATTAGTTAAAAAAGCTAAAGCGTGCGGTGTTGAAAAAATTGCCCTTGAGAATTTCAGCTCGCAATTGGTATATAATCCTGCTACTTTATTTAAATTACGTAATGCGGTTGGACCTACCGTAGGATTAAATTTAGACCCAAGTCATCTAATATGGATGGGAGCAGATCCAATTTTGGCTGCTAGAGAATTAGGAGCAGCCATTCATCACGTTCATGGAAAAGACGTAAGACTTGAAAGACACTTATCAGGTGTTAACGGTGTAATGGAAACAAAAGAAATTACTGACGTAGCTAATAGAGCTTGGAATTATGTAGCTGTAGGTTGTGGACAAGACTTACAGTGGTGGAAGGAATTTTTCTCTGTTGTTAAGATGATGGGTTATGATGAAGAAGTTTCTTTAGAAATGGAAGATCTAACTATGTCCCCTGAAGCAGGTGTTAGAACCTCTATTGATGCATTAAAACAAACGCTAAGTTTCTAA
- a CDS encoding sugar porter family MFS transporter, with protein sequence MNKQVNQNAFLGTIVLVSTFGGLLFGYDTGVINGALPYMAKALNLNSYTEGLIASALLFGAALGAVFGGRLSDYMGRRKNILYLAVLFFISTLGCTLAPNIPVMISFRFLLGLAVGGASVAVPTYLAEISPAERRGRMVTRNELMIVGGQLLAFVFNAILGNTMGDSSHVWRYMLAIAALPAIILFFGMIKVPESPRWLVSKGKKEEALRVLRKIRDEKQAKLELSEIEANLAEESGMKRATFKDLNVPWIRRIVFIGIGVGIVSQATGVNSIMYYGTEILRDAGFETSAALIGNISNGAISVLATLLGIWLLGKIGRRPMMLTGLAGTTTVLLLIGVFSLTLERSTALPYVMLTLTVTFLAFMQGAIGPVLWVTLSEIFPLRLRGLGMGISVFFLWITNFIIGLIFPILLDKTGLSITFFIFAVLGFISIVFVKKYLPETKGRTLEELEHYFRTNDDQDTKEYINDSAYREI encoded by the coding sequence ATGAATAAACAGGTAAATCAAAATGCGTTCTTGGGTACCATTGTTCTAGTTTCAACATTCGGTGGGCTACTTTTTGGATATGATACAGGTGTTATCAATGGTGCCTTACCATATATGGCTAAAGCACTTAACCTCAACTCATACACTGAAGGTCTCATTGCAAGCGCTCTTCTTTTTGGTGCTGCACTAGGCGCCGTATTCGGCGGTCGACTATCAGATTATATGGGGCGTCGTAAAAATATTCTTTATCTTGCTGTGTTATTCTTCATTTCCACGCTAGGATGCACCCTTGCTCCAAATATTCCGGTTATGATTAGTTTTCGATTTTTGCTAGGGCTTGCTGTAGGGGGAGCATCCGTAGCAGTTCCAACCTATTTAGCAGAAATATCACCGGCCGAACGACGTGGCCGCATGGTTACTCGGAATGAACTAATGATTGTGGGCGGGCAACTATTGGCATTTGTTTTCAACGCTATCCTTGGTAACACAATGGGTGACAGCTCACATGTTTGGAGATATATGTTGGCGATTGCTGCACTTCCAGCAATTATTTTGTTCTTCGGTATGATTAAAGTACCAGAAAGTCCACGTTGGCTTGTATCAAAAGGAAAAAAAGAGGAAGCCTTGCGAGTTCTACGAAAGATACGCGATGAAAAACAGGCTAAATTAGAACTCAGTGAAATTGAAGCCAATTTAGCTGAGGAATCAGGGATGAAAAGAGCTACTTTTAAAGATCTTAATGTGCCATGGATACGACGCATTGTGTTTATCGGAATTGGAGTGGGCATAGTTTCGCAGGCTACAGGTGTTAACTCAATTATGTACTATGGTACCGAAATTCTCAGAGATGCTGGATTCGAAACATCGGCCGCATTGATTGGTAATATTTCCAACGGTGCAATCTCAGTATTGGCAACCTTATTAGGCATCTGGCTTCTTGGCAAAATTGGTCGTCGACCAATGATGCTGACTGGTCTAGCAGGAACAACAACGGTTCTTTTACTTATTGGGGTATTTTCTCTTACACTTGAAAGATCAACTGCTCTTCCATATGTGATGCTTACCTTGACAGTCACATTTTTAGCTTTTATGCAGGGAGCGATTGGACCTGTATTATGGGTCACACTCTCAGAGATATTCCCATTACGCTTACGGGGACTCGGAATGGGAATAAGTGTATTCTTCCTATGGATAACAAACTTTATTATTGGATTAATTTTCCCTATATTATTGGATAAAACGGGCTTATCTATAACGTTTTTCATATTCGCTGTTCTGGGCTTTATATCCATCGTATTTGTAAAAAAATACTTACCAGAAACTAAAGGACGCACACTTGAGGAGTTAGAACATTACTTCCGTACCAATGACGATCAAGATACCAAAGAGTATATAAATGATTCAGCATACCGTGAAATTTAG